In the Arachis hypogaea cultivar Tifrunner chromosome 20, arahy.Tifrunner.gnm2.J5K5, whole genome shotgun sequence genome, ATTTGGTGGGAGCAATTTCGAATAATATCAGCAAGTCATGATGTCAGAGAAAACATACATGGATCAGCAGCTATCTATAAATTTTGAAACTTCAAAAATAGAAAGACTTACTTGAATGGCCAGTGAAGGCTAAGAGAAGTAGGAAATAGAGGAAAAAGGGCCATGAAAAGATAGAGTATATGAAAGATCAGATCCAAAAATCCAGTTAGAAAATTGACGTGGCAGCCATAATCTTTTATGCTGAAAAGATGGGAAAAAAAGCTTAGAGTATATGGAACAAGTTGAGATAACTATGTAGAAAGCATGTACAAGAACAATCCATCCATTGCAAGAACAACAAAAGGAGAGGGGCCAAGTGATTTTAAACTAATTTCATTTGGAGAAGAGTCCCACCTTTGGCTCTTAGAATTGCAGCATGCAGCCCTATATATAGAGAGAAGGCACAAAACCACACAACTAAAATTCAGTAAAAAGGGCAAAACACAAATAACTATAACCCCCCAAGAGCCACCAACTATTTATTCCTTAATCAAATAGTCACTGAAGTCATACTAAATTAACAAACAAGAAAACAAGTGAATTCATGTCAAAAACTGTTTGTATGAAAAACAAAGAGAAGAAAATACTCTACTTTCGTTCTAATCAAGATCAATGCAATAAAATcatatattcatgtcaatggcaTTAAATTTAAGTTCACTACCTTGCTGAGTTACTTGTATATAATCCTAcattaacaagaaaaaaaatcaaattatttatatctacAAACAAACTTGAGTCTCAACTGCAttcaaatcaaaagaaaatggcTCCACATCATCATCTCTCAATCCTTTTAGACATGAAACAATGTCATTCACGGCAACGGAATCATCCCACGGTGCGAACTCTATGATGAAAAGCAACTTCGATAAAAAAATGCTTTTTAAGTATTATTCATCATAACATTTAAACCAAAACTTGGATATTTTAACACAGACATCTTAGAGCTATTAATTTCATCAATATTTGAATAGTTTgaaagaaataataaatgaaaaatgttgCACATATACCCTTTAGGATTTATCCTAGTAGCTGCAACATACAGATCAAACTTTCCAATGGATTGCCATTTCCATGAACTCCAATCTCCAAGTCCCAAAATTCTGCTCCTATTAGTGGAATCTTAAGAAGAAATTTTACATTCAACACAATTCtacattgaattgaattaaatagagtgagttgtaatgagcctcaGACCAAAAGCTTAACCACTACTCTACATCTTGAGGATGCAAGTGTTCGTTTGTTCCAGTTGAATTTCATAATACACATGAAGGTCTAAAAATTCTCATGTTTGTTTTTTCTGTATTTAATCTtggtattttgtttatttatttattcttcaaTTCTATCCCACATCATTTTTAAATGTAAAATGGTTTCGGAACTACAAGTTActagatttaaaatattttagagagGGTCATCTACAACAATTCTAACGCAATTCCCTGAAACTATGTATTAGAAAATTTGACTAAACATAAAAACATATAAACTATGGATGAATACCAACTTTTGTCATGACTATTGAGTACAACAATATTGTAATAGACTATGACGAGCGAATCACATATAAATTATGCGAGAAAATAATCCAACTCACCATGAGATTCCGCACCAGGAGGGCTTATGCGTCaacaacacaaaaataacaatctGCCACTCTAATTCGGTAACCACCAAACATCGATCTTCCAATCTAAAAGGCTTATGCAGATGCGGCTGCTCCCTTCTTCCTTGGTGCAGCTTCAGTACCTAGTTAAACAGAAACAAGGTCGCATTAACGAAATGATGATTGATGAAAAACACAACTGCTGAAGATCTGAATATAGATTGTGGGGGTACCTTATCTGAAGCCGCTCTTGAATCGGCAAGGCACCTGGCAGAGGTACCTCATCCTGCCGGTGCCGGTGGTCTTTCTGCGGATGGACTTCACGCTCCAGTTATATGTAAGAGTTCATTTGAAAAAATAGTACTAGAATCGTGagaattaaaactaaaaagtGTAGAATCAGAAATCGTGAATGAAaatggaagaaattaggatttacaTTTCCTCTTGCGTGCAGCGGGGAAAGCACAGGCGGAGCAGCGACTCTTCTGGAGGTGAAAGCCGCAGCGACCGCACCTCACACAGAGGGTGTGagtcttgttcttcttcttaccAAAGCTCCCTGTTCCCTGACCCTATGTTACATTCACACATACTCAAAAGTTAATTCATCATAGATACACAGTGAGCtctgtgtgcgtgtgtgtgtgtgtgtgtgagagagagagagagagagagagaaccattgaagcagatccagaagaGACGATAGACTAGCAGCGTGGAAGAAGGAAAGGCGACCTCCGTTGGCTGACCGACGTGATGAGTAGTTGTGAACcccgttaaattagtagataattagtcaataaattaaattttaataaagaaaattagaaatatgaatattatattaaattatgataaagctcatcaaaacgagaattttgatactaatttcaaagaattcggTCCAAGATTGGACTGAATGGGCCGGATCCGTGGGCCCAACTGGCCCAACACTTAAATGAGCCAAAGCTTCTTTTCTCCCCCAATTCAGCAAAAGCAACGCTGAACACAGCAAGGGGAGGAGAAGGGTTCCGAACCCTTATTCCAATTTCCAATCACCGTAACTTTTcaatccgagctccgatcgccgcaccgtttgcggccacgcgaccacTGCGTCGAGCTCTACGATTCTACcgaaacaatttcataggtaagctaCTTAATTACTCTCAGCCTCCCCTTcccccaattttcaaaaattatgtagtggtgttgaatttctttgctttttgatgtattaggatccaattagcttgaggtaAGGTGAGCATACCATAACTCTATTTAATTTTCTGAATTTgtgctttgagtattaaatttgGGTGTACATGTGTTATGAatatgtattaggttgtgaataaataattggagcttgaaattgtggacGTTGGAACTTGGTGGAGGTTGAGCACTAGTGTTTTATTGAACTTTTGGGGCTGTGTTTATTTTGGTGAGTTGCCTTGATCACTACATAAAAATcagtcaaggtatggtttaggtttcttgcatttaatatataatgttctgtgaaaacttatgctagatgaccataggataggttggaatgtaTGTGTATATATTTGTTGCTTAGTATCTTGTTGAGAAGTATGTTTTGGTTTGGAGCTTGTTGACTAGTTGGTAATTTGATGAATTGTTGATTAATGATTTGAGGACATAAGCATATAAGCCAAAAATTTGTGAGCTAtggttttggttgatggatttgGGAAGTGTATGTGTATTATTGTGGATTTGAGGTATGATTTATTGTGGTGGTTGttttgatgatgaagaagaacatACTATGTTGATAATTGCAGGTTTGGTGATGAATGGGATgggatttttgaatgaaaatgaggtttgggaagttttgtaaaattttggtTTTGGGCCGAATTTCGGCGAGCTATAATTTGGCTTCCGGACCCTCAAATTATTTCCAActtgttttaaatgaaaattgggttcgtgaagtttacgccgtttaAAGAACaggtgaaaaatattttaaatcgaaGAAGTTATGGGCGTCGGAAAATTTGAACAAAAAGTTGTTTTCTTTTCAGTTCTGGCAGAACCAGGATCTTCGgtatgtgtgcgcacgcacacacttgTGCGCGTGCTCTGAGCAGATCAAGTTttcacttgtgcatacgcacactgctgtgcgcacgcacgcccttgcaaattttcagaaaaacgtgcgtacgcacactatagtgcgcacgcacacacagggGAAGGCCCACTGCTGGGAGCACTCGCACACTctgatgcgtacgcacagggacaATTATGCGTGCTACTGGGAGCACTCGCACCATCTGGTGCGTACGCTTCTCCTTGGATTTTTACGTAAGTGTGTGCACACAcacaagtgtgcgtacgcacacaccctgTTTCTTAGCACACGTATTTTTGTGATTCCGAAATGAGTTCAAGCTTCTAaacctttattttcattcttctaGTCATGAATAATAACATTAAGTCTGATAATCAAATGAGGTTAGGAAATGGGgataacttggaggtgaagtaaagcTGAAAAAAGTGATGAATTGACTATGAAGTGTTATGAATGATTGTGTATAATGCATGGCTTAAATAATCAAATGATCTGAGATACAAGATTCCTTgagtaaagtaccgtggcttgccaccacgtgtactagGTCGAAACTCAATACTCTGTTGACTCTAcaacgtaagggtgaccgggtaCTTATAAATTCCCAGGAATATTAACCCCATCGAGCAATTataattatttgagaaaaaaactatgcatagacttgTGGGGATGCACGCCGAGGGACAGTCCAAGagtttagcaaaccggacttgtcgggttggcttgataaccgacagatgagactcatcagccataggacaggcatgcatcatgtgcatattacttgaattacttgtttgtgcattaattgggtgtgcctaagtgtacttgctatgctaaatgtatatttgttacctgcagtacttataaccttcttgtgcttgcctttatttgtttatttgtctgtgataTGTTGTCGGatatggaggtatggaggaaatgCGGTAAGACTTAGATTCaagattaagttaagttaggcttagatacttttagaaaaccacctttttatggtttctgtttaataccttaagttttataatttgagtatcggcgttctaggattgcctatggcattcccaggaccttatatcttatatgtgtggcacctttaccatgctgagaacctctggttctcactccatactatgttgttgtttttcagatgcaggtcaagaggcaccttgttaggcgtctggacgtctgaagcgaagtggttttcgggttacttttttattatatatatatatatatacttagttttCTCTCCACATGACTTGTTCCTTTTGACCCTCTTAGAGGCTTATGGAGagacaggattttgtttatgtaaatttgagttttggatatgtatatatatgcgtaaatattctccggccagccttgacttcgcgggctgagttaggagcttgttattttgtatctttggtcCTCTATTTCTACTTTTGTTATCTTATTCTTGACATCTATAGCTTTCTTAGTACGCAAGATAACTCGTTTTCTGAATattgcgcttttatttcgcgatttttatttcatctgtttttcaaggctcctagtttattttattctttttgctattatatgtacacattttattttagaggtcgtaataccacaccacctctatttcacggcttaagcgtaaagtttcgtgtgatagggtgttacagtaGTGAGCGCCGAGGGAGGGCGAGCGTCAGCAGAGACAAGTTAGGGGAGAATATGGAGGGAGCGCCAGCAGAGGAGAGAGTGCAAGCGCCGATGATGAGCTCTGGCTGAGTAGGGGATGAGCAACAGAGTCTGAGTGTTTGGGTTTTCAGAGCATTAGTGTAATAGTGTTAgggaagaagaatagaagagtctGATGAGTTAGTGTAGTGCGTTTGGGACTTtaatttaggtttttttttagTGGAAACTTTTTCGTCACACTTTTTTCGGGGTTCCAATAGAGTTATTGAAAATGGGGACACTTTAAAAACGCACCAAGATCAAAaatttttcgccacgctttaaaagcatccctgtttctctctatggtcacgtttttgaagcgtggcaaaaaaagcaTAGCCAAATCTGTAATCAATTGCCATCCTCATAAAAACGTGGTCATAGatccttttcgccacgcttttttagCGCAGCAAAAAAAATATGGCAAAATCTCTAATCAATCGCCGTCCTCATAAAaacgtggccattgaccacttttggctaCATTTTTAAAACGTAACAAGAAAAAAACGTAGCCATAGACCTTTTTTTTTGTGCGTATAAGGTAGTTGGGATTGTGATTTGTGACCAACACATGCAATGAAATGCAACTTTTCTAAATGTAAGTATCACCTTCCCTTGACAGATCCCAAAACATAAATGCTTGGCACATTGAAAGTCCGAAACACTGAAACCATCAAATCGATATGATAAAGCAAACACGATTTCCTGCTACAACAGAAAGTGTCACTGTTCTTAATTGGAATATAGATGGCTCTAGCTAGTGACTATTAACGTTACTAATTTGAGTAATGCTATTTTTAGGAAAGATCGATATTGTTTATTCAAAAGAGAAACactaaaaataagtaaaaatagaggtaactaaccgaaaattttatttaagatggTTGTGCTTGGAGTGTATCACCTTAAAATGGTGACTAGATATGCTttattttattgtgaaattctgaAATCTGATGCACCAATTTCTCACTTGATAAATGGTGTTTAGCATAAATAAGACACAgtaatttgtgttttttttaaaataaaaaaccgaACGGAccctttaatttatttcttttgaatttgttaaatTAAATCGAATCatccaattttatttttcataaaattaaaaagtaaaaaatatataaggtTGAAATCGGACTATTCGATTTTAAACTTGTCTCCCTTCAATAACAAATTGaagagtttaatttatttaatatcaattaaaaaaaattataccaatttaaaaaaaattattccataTAAATGAAAAATATCCAAACTTTCAATAACAATGCACTACACACATGTTTGATccatatagaaaaaaaattagcaaTAATTGACGATATTTAAAGAGTAattctttgtatatatatttatatttctaatttttagcaTTAAGAGTGATGAATGAAacgtgaaaaacaataaaatatccaaagaaaaaaaatgctcaaaGTCCCAAAGTCTTCTGGAATAAAGAACAATCTTCATGATTCATGGCAAGAACAATATTTGAATAAAGAACACTAGcacacaaattaaattatacgTGTAATTATAACATCATTAGATCAAAgcatagagtatatgtatataagCATGCATATATAACGAATAATCGTGTCGTCCTTACAACTAGCTCATAAGGGGTTTTATGAGATTCCTATGTTTctaattaattaagaaattaaagataattggccaatgagttatagttcaaataacATAATCTTCATATATTCATTTAAGAGGTCGCTAGGGctgcacatggatcggataatatccgcatatccgcggtaattatctgcatccgatccgaattttgcggatattatccgatccgcagagccatcggatcggatcggatcggatccgcacTATGGTCGGATCAGATTGCGGATTTGGCGGTGATATccgcggatccgatccgcaaattcgcatatccgcacatcacatataaatagcatagtttaagaaaataaaccctaatgtgatatgaattttagtgtgttatttatgaattttatgatattttgtttttaattttttatgttgtacttcaacttagaataattaaacttaaatcttgtgttatt is a window encoding:
- the LOC112782852 gene encoding uncharacterized protein; this encodes MRYLCQVLKLHQGRREQPHLHKPFRLEDRCLVVTELEWQIVIFVLLTHKPSWCGISWSRILGLGDWSSWKWQSIGKFDLYVAATRINPKGIKDYGCHVNFLTGFLDLIFHILYLFMALFPLFPTSLSLHWPFKLIARRSLGELVSKLGECVLPLIIPMLSQGLSDPSSSRRQFA